From a region of the Poecile atricapillus isolate bPoeAtr1 chromosome 16, bPoeAtr1.hap1, whole genome shotgun sequence genome:
- the MN1 gene encoding transcriptional activator MN1: MFGLEQFEPQNSGRSGGQAERGFGQPGLSMSAHFKAPAFPGGGPAPADPALGALGDPPLLGMNMSLAGDGYGFPGRGPAELHGGGMQPPVHGFFGGQQPHGGPGGAPHPHQHPPHFGGGFGPDPGASCVHGGRLLGYSGALGGQTAFADGYEHMAEGQGGEGFGQQRPGTLPDFQHHGAGAASHAVPAPCLPLDQSPNRAASFHGLPAAGSSEPHGLEPRRLPAQGGVDSLEYNYPGDGPASHFELPVFSPSEPEGQLPHYGGGRQVPAGGSFAGAPALPRAPGMAVAKAHPPQQHGVFFERFGGARKMSASLEPGANARHPLMQQQQQPPPPPQPPQQPPGLLARQNSCPPAIPRQQQTEANAPNSNLQDNGPIMQNQHAQFEYPIHRLENRNMHPYTDPVFNMQHPPPQQPPNQRLQHFDAPYVSVAKRPRFDFPNTPGVERCASWGGGMHGPAMESHLSPTAYPGLPGEFTPPAPEAFGGPLPHGGPEHPALAQRQNAALVMKQMASRSQQRLRPPSLQQLGHHGEVGAPGGLPPPAFEREAGGGRSFDAPAPHLAPDSAWFAGPPPPGELLPRRLAAPGLPGEAAPHELGLQPGGPAVLFRPGAGGLGLQEPLRMAGEGPAQALPSPGVHPPFTPTMGGLSQLQSPGSGVALPSAPAERRGPADFAAQPGFPFAAAARQPAAHGAAPALSASPGAYPPPPPEFPPPPPPRPAASKLGALSLGSFSKAASKDNVFGQSCLAALSTACQNMIASLGAPNLNVTFNKKSPAEAKRKLSQAEPDPPPAAPDYFPAGPPVGGGGTGKAAGTGPLLPAESSLSPGYALEPVPGGEGKAGGGRGRGRRKRDSGHVSPGTFFEKFSAAEGGGAGVSPGQPAVPVAAGAPPGAAGAERGGGTPHDKPLTSPSWGKGSELLLAEQPDLMSSLDSGIQSVTKSDGSSPHVDFPDEVSTSYGNEDEVSSSSDNATSKPTRSPLLGGSPKLPRGEHALLNGQKPLALGLLSTSTSTPDSYGLSTTAGAHPGTPSMEQVRTPTSTSAQDEIHPLEILQAQIQLQRQQFSISEDQPLGLKSKKGECAGQNGDSDLGSCCSEGVKGAMSTIDLDSLMAEHNSTWYLPGEKALMEGQEEDKSMAPWEKPKPPNPSKEAHDLPPSKTSAAAAQTGTHLQCLSVHCTDDVGEAKGRTAVPTWRSLHSDISNRFGTFVAALT; this comes from the coding sequence ATGTTCGGGCTGGAGCAGTTCGAGCCGCAGAACAGCGGCCGGAGCGGCGGGCAGGCGGAGCGGGGCTTCGGCCAGCCCGGACTGAGCATGAGCGCGCACTTCAAGGCGCCGGCCTTTCCCGGCGGCGGCCCGGCACCGGCGGACCCGGCCCTGGGAGCGCTCGGCGATCCGCCCCTCCTGGGCATGAACATGAGCCTGGCCGGGGACGGCTACGGCTTCCcgggccgcggccccgccgagcTGCACGGCGGCGGCATGCAGCCGCCTGTGCACGGCTTCTTCGGCGGACAGCAGCCGCACGGCGGCCCCGGCGGCGCCCCCCACCCTCACCAGCACCCCCCGCACTTCGGCGGCGGCTTCGGGCCCGACCCCGGCGCCTCCTGCGTGCACGGCGGGCGCCTTCTGGGCTACAGCGGCGCGCTGGGCGGGCAGACGGCGTTCGCCGACGGCTACGAGCACATGGCCGAAGGCCAGGGCGGCGAGGGCTTCGGGCAGCAGCGCCCCGGGACCTTGCCCGATTTCCAGCACCACGGCGCCGGCGCCGCCAGCCACGCCGTGCCGGCGCCCTGCCTGCCCCTCGACCAGTCCCCCAACCGCGCTGCCTCCTTCCACGGGCTGCCGGCGGCCGGCTCTTCCGAGCCCCACGGCCTGGAGCCGCGGCGGCTGCCGGCGCAGGGCGGCGTGGACTCGCTGGAATACAATTACCCTGGCGACGGCCCTGCCAGCCACTTCGAGCTGCCCGTCTTCTCCCCGTCGGAGCCTGAGGGGCAGCTGCCGCACTACGGCGGCGGGAGGCAGGTGCCGGCGGGCGGCAGCTTCGCGGGGGCGCCCGCCCTGCCCCGGGCGCCGGGCATGGCCGTGGCCAAAGCGCACCCGCCGCAGCAGCACGGCGTCTTCTTCGAGCGCTTCGGGGGGGCGCGGAAGATGTCGGCCAGTCTGGAGCCGGGGGCCAACGCCAGGCACCCGctgatgcagcagcagcagcagccgccaCCACCACCGCAACCACCGCAGCAGCCGCCGGGCTTGCTGGCCAGACAGAACTCCTGCCCGCCAGCCATCCCTAGGCAACAGCAAACAGAAGCCAACGCTCCCAACTCCAACCTGCAGGACAATGGGCCCATAATGCAGAACCAGCATGCACAGTTTGAATACCCTATTCACAGACTGGAGAACAGGAATATGCATCCCTACACCGACCCCGTGTTTAATATGCAGCACCCTCCTCCACAACAGCCACCAAATCAAAGACTGCAGCACTTCGATGCCCCCTACGTGAGCGTCGCCAAGAGGCCGCGGTTTGACTTCCCCAACACTCCTGGCGTCGAGCGCTGCGCCTCCTGGGGCGGCGGCATGCACGGCCCGGCCATGGAGAGTCACCTTTCCCCGACGGCCTACCCCGGCCTGCCGGGCGAGTTCACCCCGCCGGCACCCGAGGCCTTTGGGGGCCCATTGCCACACGGCGGCCCTGAGCACCCGGCGCTGGCGCAGCGCCAGAACGCGGCCCTGGTGATGAAGCAGATGGCCTCACGAAGCCAGCAGCGCCTGCGGCCGCCCagtctgcagcagctggggcatCACGGTGAGGTGGGCGCACCCGGCGGCCTTCCCCCGCCAGCCTTCGAGCGGGAGGCTGGTGGCGGCCGCAGCTTCGATGCGCCGGCACCGCACCTGGCCCCCGACAGCGCCTGGTTCGCAGGGCCGCCGCCGCCTGGGGAACTGCTGCCGAGGCGCTTGGCGGCACCTGGGCTACCAGGCGAGGCAGCCCCCCACGAGCTGGGCCTGCAGCCGGGTGGCCCTGCCGTGCTCTTCCGGCCGGGCGCCggtgggctggggctgcaggagccctTGCGGATGGCGGGCGAGGGGCCGGCACAGGCCCTGCCGTCGCCCGGCGTCCATCCGCCCTTCACACCCACAATGGGTGGCCTCTCGCAGCTGCAGTCACCGGGCAGCGGTGTGGCACTGCCCAGTGCCCCTGCTGAGCGCCGTGGCCCCGCCGACTTTGCCGCTCAGCCTGGCTTCCCCTtcgcggcggcggcgcggcagCCGGCGGCCCACGGGGCCGCACCTGCCCTCAGCGCCTCGCCAGGGGCCTACCCACCACCCCCACCCGAGTTTCCCCCGCCACCCCCACCGCGGCCCGCTGCCAGCAAGCTGGGTGCCCTCTCGCTGGGCTCCTTCAGCAAGGCGGCCAGCAAGGACAATGTCTTCGGCCAGAGCTGCCTGGCTGCCCTCTCCACTGCCTGCCAAAACATGATCGCGAGCCTGGGCGCTCCCAACCTCAACGTCACCTTCAACAAGAAGAGCCCGGCCGAGGCCAAGCGCAAGCTCAGCCAGGCCGAGCCTGACCCGCCACCTGCTGCCCCGGACTATTTCCCAGCAGGCCCACCAGTAGGTGGGGGTGGCACGGGCAAAGCAGCGGGCACTGGCCCGCTGCTGCCCGCGGAGAGCAGCCTCTCACCCGGCTACGCGCTGGAGCCGGTGCCCGGTGGCGAGGGGAAGGCGGGTGGCGGGCGGGGTCGGGGTCGCCGGAAACGGGACAGTGGGCACGTCAGCCCCGGCACGTTTTTTGAGAAGTTCTCAGCTGCCGAGGGTGGGGGAGCCGGTGTCAGCCCAGGGCAGCCGGCAGtgccggtggcggcgggggccccgccgggggctgcgggcgcTGAGCGCGGTGGAGGCACCCCTCATGACAAGCCCCTGACCTCACCCTCCTGGGGCAAGGGCAGTGAACTGTTGCTGGCGGAGCAACCTGACCTGATGTCGTCCCTGGACAGCGGCATCCAGAGTGTGACCAAGTCAGACGGCAGCTCTCCGCACGTGGACTTTCCCGACGAGGTCAGCACCAGCTATGGCAACGAGGACGAGGTGTCCTCCAGCTCCGACAATGCCACCTCCAAGCCCACCCGTAGCCCGCTGCTGGGTGGTTCGCCCAAGCTGCCCCGTGGGGAGCACGCACTTCTCAACGGACAGAAGCCCCTGGCCCTTGGCCTTCTCAGTACATCTACCTCGACCCCCGACAGCTATGGGCTCAGCACCACGGCGGGCGCTCACCCTGGCACGCCAAGCATGGAGCAGGTGCGGACCCCCACGAGCACCTCGGCCCAGGATGAGATCCACCCCCTggagatcctgcaggcacagatCCAGCTCCAGCGGCAGCAGTTCAGCATCTCGGAAGACCAGCCCTTGGGGTTGAAGAGCAAGAAGGGGGAGTGTGCGGGGCAGAATGGGGACAGCgacctgggcagctgctgctcggAGGGTGTCAAGGGCGCCATGAGCACCATAGACCTGGACTCCCTGATGGCGGAGCACAACTCCACCTGGTACCTGCCTGGAGAAAAGGCCCTgatggaggggcaggaggaggacaAGTCCATGGCACCCTGGGAGAAGCCCAAGCCCCCGAACCCCAGCAAAGAAG